TTGACGCTACTGTTATTGGGCTATAGGCTGTACGTGTCTGAATCCCTTTTTACTCTCACACAACCCTTAGTATTTTCCTTTTCCATGGCAATATAGGTAACTTCCATCTAGGGGAAGATATAATTTTTCAAAGCATTTTTGTCTATGATGAAGTAGAATATGCACTTGGAATTCTGCTTAGAAGATATCCAGGAACACATTCTTGTTACACATGTATTTATCATTTAGGTAATTCAGATTACATTTATCAGTTAGATAATAGATATTATAGAATacatatcttcaaataaaaaagtATAGATTTGCTGGCATCATTGGTGATATCATAGTGTGCAATAGGGAACGACGTCTGCCTGGTTTCCTATAACATCACCTGATTGTTGCTTCAAATTTCTTACTCCCTCGTGCACCCATTCTAAAAtacaactttgaccataaattagACTAAATGTATACTTTGTTTGTTTTCTATGACTTCAAATTAATACCACTAAGAACTTTTGCCGAATAAGAATTTAATGGTATATTTATTTGTCACATATAAACATTTTGAATTTGTCTAATCTATGATCAAAGTTAAATTATAGTATGCGCTGCCATAAATTAGACTAAAAAAATTGTTACTTCAAAATTATATGATTGAAAACTCTTTTGGCGCACTGGTGGTcgcatttttctggatttattttagtCCTTGTAGCATTGCACACTCAGTGGGAGGAGACTTTTCCACCGACTACAAAAGATGTTTGTGGCAACTTCCACAATTTCAAGGTGATGTGTCAGCCCAATCTCTTCGAGGTTCTCTTAGTGGTAAAGTGTGTGTAGTGTGTTCATAGAAGTGAGTGTATGTGCGTATGTATGAGTGCCTGCGCATGTatagttttaattttttttcttctgaatAGGACAACTCTCCTGTTAGCTATGCACACGTACTGAAGATTATATTGCCCTTTTTGAAAATTCCAATCGGGATGACATGACTTGTATTAGGGCCATATAGAATTCCTATGTGAACCCAACTAAAAAAAAGATAATTCCTATGCAAAGCGGACTCCTGTTGGCGACGCACACACGTACGTACGGAAGATTTGTTGCTCTTTTCTTAGTTCCGGTTGTTGTTTTTTTCCATCAAGTGGCTACTATCCTATTAGTACACGTACATGAGATTGGATTTTTTTTATTGGTTGCCTAGTCTCAAGCTTGTACGTGTCCTTCTATACGATGGTGATTGTACAATTTCATCGTAGAGGCATGTACGTGTCAAATTTTCGTGTCAAATCTTCATTGTTACAATATATGCACATACATAGTATTTGTATGTAACGTAATATCTTTAAATCTGAGCCGTTTATATTCAGAAATTAACGGTCTTGATAATTAAATCCGTGTGGACGAACGTGATGCCTTATTTGTCTTTTGTCTTGATAATTATTATATAATAGATAGATGCTAGGTTGTCCAATTGTCCCTCAGCATTGACATTTGGCTTGCATAGTCTCAGAAAAGAAAGGCATACATAAGTGGATCCGTACATAACATTACGAAATACTCCTTCCGtttttaaatatttgtttttctaGAAATTTTAACAAAtaactacatacggagtaaaatgagtgaatctacactttaaaatatgtctacatacattcatatattgtagtccatttgaaatgtctagaaagacaaatatttaggtacggaggTAGTAGTACTTCGCTAGCTAATGAACAAACCGCGAGCTCCACCACGTTCATTCCTCCACACAGCGCGCGCCGTCATGCAGCTCGCCGCTCTGTGCAACGACCCGTTCGTGAGATGCTGCACCTTCATGTGCCTCTTACTCCATCTAGCGCTCCGGTCCCTGAACCCCAACTCCGCCTCCGGCCGCCGGCTTCCACCAGGACCTCGTGGCGTCCCCCTCCTCAGCACGCTGCCGCTGGTCGGTCTGGCCCCTCACTCCGGTCTGGCGGCGCTGGCGCGCAAGTATGGTCCCATCATGTACCTGAGGATGGGTACCTGCGGTGTGGTGGTGGCGTCGTCGCCCTCGGCCGCACGGACGTTCCTGAAGGCGCGCTGGACGAGCGGTTCACGAACCTGCCGCCGGTGGCCAGCGCGGAGGACATCTCGTGCGGGTGCCGGAACATGGTGTTCGCCAACTACGGGCCCAAGTGGAAGCTGATGCGGAAGCTGTCGAACGTGCACCTTCTCGGGGAACGCGCGGTCGCGGACTGGACGAGCGTGCGCCGCTACGAGGCCGGACGCGCCCTGCATGACATGCTGGAAGAATTAGAGTTGTTGATTGACCAACAAAAAgccatatatactccctccgtccagtgAAAAGTGTACATCTAGAAATTTTAGGACAAATTATGAAGTGAGGTAAAAAATGCATTGGAAAAATGCAAGCCATCATCTCTCTTCTTTTTAATTACCCAACCCCCAATGAGCTAAGTGCATGTAGAAATTAAGAAGACGATGTATAGAATGCTATTGGTCTTTATTACCGTGTGACGAGAGAAAATACTTTAAAGTGCATTCGGAAGATAGAAGTACACTCTTTTATGAACAAATTTTAAACCCAAACATACACTCttcaccggacggagggagtTACTATAAAATATATGATCACACCAAGGGTAGAATTAGTATAATCTCCGCTAGAAGTTTTCTAGCCCAAATGGCAATTCCAATATTTCAGCGGAAAGGTAGTATATATGAAAgactatttttatttttatttttattttgccGGGAAAGACTATTTTTATTTATCGTAAGGTACACCGCCAATTATATACTCTTTGCAGCCGTTTTTGGACAAAGAACCGTATTAAAGTCTGAAAACACTCCTTATAAAATAAAGTCTGAAGAAGCTAAAAAAATGTTGACAAAGCTAACAGCATGGACACATGTTGAATCAAGTGGAATAGAAGGAGAAATTCTCCTACAACATGCTCTTGGCGACAGGTGCGGACGGTAGCACAACACACGCGTTTTTTTCACACTAGGAAGATCTGATTTATGCTACATGTATGAAAGAGTCGACTGATGATGTACCACACGTGCGCTAACCAACCTTGATTGGTGCGCCATTGTCCTGTGATCCTGTCATACAGTCCATGATGCACATTTAAAAAAAGGAAGCAACGCTCGTGTGCTtttgtgtgtgtgtctatatatatataaattCATCGTACCACCCAAATGTAGGTACTTCACATGTCTCATATACTACCGTATAGTATTATATATATTAATTTATTATTATAAATATTAATTTATTATTATAAATATTAATTTATTATTATAAATATGTTCATATATTTTATATAACATATTTCGAAGTGGGTTACATGAAAAAATAGCAAGTTGGCCCATGATTTTTATTATATTTGAGAAATACATATATATTTGTACGTAAAAAGAGCATACTCAAAATATGATGCATACTACCTAAAAActagtatatatactacctaaacatttttatatactacatactatgTATATATACTCTACGGTTTGatagatactacatacaacatacaaaactCAAGTGGTGATAACTACCACCGGTGGTAGATAGAATTTGTATAGAGTGAATTATGTATTTGATGAATCATGAAAGTACAAAAACAAAATCTGTATTTGATGCCTATCtatatgtatatataattatATATAGTTAATTCTTGAATTGATCGAGAGTGTACGTGTGTATTATCCATAGAATAAAAGGATGCTCTCTAGCTATTGATTGTTCGATCTTTTATGAAGATTAATCTACACAGTAATAACTCGGTCCCATCGTAGATGTACTACTGGTAAATTCTAATTAACGCTGGAATTTCTAAGGAGTGCCTAACTAGTATAGGTATATATACAGAGAGAGGTATAGACAAATAGATAGATTGATAGAGGTGTAGATAAATAGATAGATACATATAtaaatagatagatagatagatctcCCCTAGCTAGCGACCAAACCGCGAGCTCTACCACATTCATTCCTCTTCACACAGCGCGCGCCACCATGCAGCTCGCCGCTGTGTGCACCGACCCGTTCGTGATATGCTGCACCTTCATGTGCCTCTTACTCCATCTAGCGCTCCGCTCTCTGAACCCCAACTCGGCCTCCGGCCGCCGGCTTCCACCGGGACCTCGTGGCGTCCCCGTCCTCGGCGCGCTGCCGCTGGTCGGCCCGGCCCCTCACTCCGGTCTCTTGGCGCTGGCGCGCAAGTATGGTCCCGTCATGTACCTGAGGATGGGAACCTGCGGCGTGGTGGTGGCCTCGTCGCCCTCGGCCGCACGGACGTTCCTGAAGGCGCTCGACCAGCGGTTCGCGAACCGGCCGGCGGTGGCCAGCGCGGAGGACATGTCGTACGGGTGCCAGAACATGGTGTTCGCCAACTATGGGCCCAAGTGGAAGCTGTTGCGGAAGCTGTCGAGCGTGCACCTCCTGGGGGCTAGCGCGGTCGCGGGCTGGGCGAGCGTGCGCCGCGACGAGGCCGGGCGCGCGCTGCGTGCCGTCCTGGAGGCCGCGGACGCCGGGCGGCCGGTCGTCGTGCCGGAGATGCTCGTGTGCGCGCTCGCCAACATCGTGGGCCAGATCACCGTGAGCAAGCGGGTGTTCGACGCGCAGGGCGACGAGTCCAACACCTACAAGGAGATGATCAAGTCGCTCCTCACCGGCACCGGCCTCTTCAACATCAGCGACTTCGTGCCGGCGCTCTCGTGGCTGGACCTGCAGGGCGTGCAGGCCAAGCTGCGCCGGATCCACATCCAGTTCGACGGGCTCGTCACCAAATGGCTGGCCGAGCACGCGGCGACCGCCGAGGACCGTCTCCGGGAGGGCCGCCTGGACTTCGTGGACAAGCTCCGTGCCATCAACGACGACGAGGGGGGCGAGACCATCACCGAGGTCAACATCAAGGGCCTCATCACGGTAAGCCCCCACCCCACCCCGCCTACACTTCCATCTTGTTCTCAACAGCTGGCTGGTGTTGGAAAACTGCTGCAACatatttcttttgtttttttatcCAACATATTTCTTTGTTGTTGGTGGAATGCGACGGCAAGGATATAATTAAGCAATCGTAGAAATGACTTCAGCAACCAAACCACTAAAATTAATCCACGGGGTGCACTAATTTCTTCTGCTGACGTGTTTGCATTAGCTGACTATACTAGCAAATATCTTTGATGCGTCAATTGACACAAAGGGGGATATCCTTATACTTGCCATATGGTTAGACAAGGGCTAAAAGCAGTGTTTGAAATATGGAGCAAATTTGAAAActgggcagagagagagagagagagagagagagagatatgcAGGGGGAGAGAGCGGCAACCGTGCCAGCCTCCTCGGccggaccgcaagtcaacatgcCCTGATGGCACTGTTTTTTCTAACTCAGCCTGACGGATGGGTCCGACCAGTTAGAAACGTCATCAAAGCAATTAACATTTACCGTCAGTATATTTTGCAACTGTATGACGTTTTGGCGTTTGTCACCCAAACATATTGTGGCGTTTTTTTTTTGCTAATGACGAATGTATTGTGGTGGTTTTATGGATATAACTCCTCTCCTACTAATTAGTACATAGATTTTATTTTCAGACATAAACTTGGAAGGCCCATATTTCTGGAAATAAATCATAGTTAAATATCCGTTTGAACATGTGACTTTTCTCCCCATGATATCTTAGAAAAACCCCAATATTAAATACGCTTTGACAATTTAGACGAAATGGTCCGAACCACATGAAACACAATGAACATTTATGGTGAACACCGGAACAAGGTAAATGCACGGTAGCACACTCACACAAAATGAAACATTATAGTGCACTCCAAAACAGAAAGAAACCCAACAAAATTGGTCTGAGGACAATTGGAAGACATAAAAACTTTGTGGCACACAGCAGAACAAGCTCGAGATAATGTGACCAGTGGACAGACATATGAGACATTTAATTTTGCTCCTACTTGATGAAAACCAACAAAAACTGGTAGAAGCACACTGAAATACAATGAAGCATTGTTGTTCGCATAAAGTAAAAATAGGGTAGCACGCTCGAATGGAAACTGATAAATActatttatattttataaaagaaataaatTTGCAGAATTCAAGTTAAAATTGCATTAAAAGTATAAAACACAATTAAACATTGTTGTGAACTCTGGTAGTGAGTGAACCTTGAAAATTTTAAATAAAAATGATAGTCAAATTTTTATTGTACTTTTTTAAGAAAAATAGCTTGCAAGAATATATTCAATATCGGTCTTGTTTTAAATATCTCCTTTAGAATAAACCCAGTTGTTCAGGACGTAAATCAAACTTATGCTTCAAAAAATATTATCAGCCATCTAAATTATTTAGATAAAAAAGATGAGAGAAGACATTTGTCAGATAGGGATGTACTTCACCCGTCAAAGAAAAAAGATATAGAGATGTACTGGAAATGGTGGGCCATGCAATCGGCAGGACAGTGTACTCAAGCATTGGATAACGTACATTACATAGCAATCTCCCACAATGTGTGGAGAAAGGAGGTACTTTGATATCTGAGGTGGTTATACATAATACAGAAACAGAAACTGATTTGCATGTCTTTTGAGGCACGATAAAAGGTGGATGCATATATTGGATATCCCGTGCATGATAGATAGTCCACTCTTGAATACATACAAGCAGTCACACGAAGACACTTAACGTGCGTGCTTGCATGCAGGACATGTTCACGGCCGGTACGGACACGTCGTCGATCATCGTGGAGTGGGCAATGGCGGAGATGATCAAAAGCCCGTCTATCATGGCACGCGCCCAGGAGGAGATGGACCGTGTCATCGGTCGTGACCGCCGCCTCGAGGAATCTGACATTGCCAACCTCCCCTACCTGCAAGCTATATGCAAAGAGGCCATGCGCCTCCACCCCTCCACGCCGCTCAGCCTCCCGCACTTCTCCTTTGAGGAGTGTGAGGTCGATGGACACCATGTCCCTGCCAACACACGGCTCATCATCAACATCTGGGCCATCGGCCGGGACCCGGACGCATGGGAGGATCCCTTGGAATTCCGGCCAGAGCGTTTCCTGTCCGGGCCGGCGGCCAAGATCGACCCGATGGGGAACAATTTCGAACTGATCCCGTTTGGCGCCGGTAGAAGGATATGCGCTGGGATGCTGGCCGGAATGGTGTTTGTGCAGTATTTCCTGGGAATGCTGGTGCACGCATTTGAGTGGCGGCTGCCAGACGGAGAGGATAAGGTGGACATGGCTGAGACCTTCGGGCTGGCACTGCCCAAGACCGTCCCGCTCAAGGCCGTCGTCAAGCCGCGGCTTGTGCCGGCCGCATACACATGATTGTTCGTGTCTCAGAAGTTCGTGACGATCGCCACGCTCGGTGTAGTATTTTATGTTTGTGGTGACCCGCTTTGTGTTGCATGTGCACATAGATACTTTAGTCACTTCGTACATTTACCTTCCTCACAAAATAAAACATGTACATACATTAGGCAGTCAAAAGAGTACAATTGCCTGTTTTTACCCAGAACGAATTACTTCATCATTATCGATCTCTCACGCAATTAATGTAACAGAAACAGGTCTTCGAAGCGTTTTGAGAATTCCGGAAAGGTATAATAAGTATCCGAAAAAATTTGGTCAATTTATTGGAAGTACGAAAGGTTCTTGAAAACTTCCAAAAATTTCTGGAAGGGTGTAGAGTGAAAACCCCCTAGGCTAGGCCCATGGGGGCTACTCCTCCAAGTTGGTTGCCCTTTGCCATCCTCCTGCTGGAAAGCTTTGCCGAGTGTTACACTCTGGCAAATGCTCCACCTGTCAGTCGCTATAAGCTCATGCTTGTTTATGCCAAGTGCTTGCAGAGGAAAGTCAGCAAAGACTTCTGGACGTGTCAGTCTCTAGGATGTCTTGCATATGTCTGCCGAGCGCTAGATAGCAGGAACTCGACAAACATTTTCTGCATCTTATATAACCAAATTAAAAAATGTTTGTCGAGCGTGCTTTGGGCGACACTCGGTAAATGCAGCCCGCCACCAGCCGCTGAGGGGAGGGACACATGGTTAGTCCTTTGCCGAGTTCTTTCTCGCATGTACTCCGCAAAGTGCGGATTTGCTGAACACTAGGTCTTGGCCGAGTTTTTTTCGTGTACTTGGCAAAGATCTTCCTTTGCGAGCGCTAGGTCTTTGCTGTGTTTTTTGCCCCATGCATTCGGCTTTCTTTTGCTTTGCCTAGAGCGCGATAAAATGAACTCGGCAAACATCAGGCACTGACCAAAGTTGTGGATTAGAGTAGTGAGCATCCATTAAAAATATGACAATGATTACTTGGGGGGTCTAAAATACGTGAAGACGTAGGTTATGCTTTAGGTACTCCATCCGTTCGGATATTGTctttggaggccgagctccatggagctcggttttgaaaattttgaatttcgtCGAATTTCATATTTTCTAcatttcaaaaaaatctgaaaaaaaaacaCACATATACATGAAGGCATAACACACATGTGTGTAAATTTTCAGGGCAAAATAAGTTGAAATGAGGGCTGTGCAAAAAACACAAATCAGGGGCTTTTtaacacatgatactattcatcctcccaggccatgaatttgtcttttttgtacagGTCACATTTCAACGTTTTTCATTCTGAAATTTTACACACATAGACATAACATACTTGTTTACCTGCacaatttttttcagaattttttgaaaccgGAAAGTTTGAATTTTGATTTGTTTCCAAATAAAGGCCTCCATGGCTCCCGGGAGCCAAACGTCCACAATCTCATTCTAGCAAACAAATTTTCTTTCCAAATACATGTCTTTCTGATATGGTGAGACAAAAGCAGTTGGAAGTCATAGCACCACTTTGCCATTAAGTTAATTTGTGAATAAAAATTCATATAAGTTAATTTGTGTATATATCATCTGATTAGCTATGTGTGGTAGAGCCTTAGATCAGTACTGTGTTCCAAATATACTTGGCCAACTGCAGTTGATTCCATAATATACTTGGCCAACTGCTCCATAGTATCGTATCATTTTCCTATAACTAAATAGTTGATCTCCACTACTCCCTTCATTTCAGTTTACAAGTCATACGCGTATACCTAGGTTGCCAATTTTATCAccctaatataaactatataacacaaaaattataccgtttgaaaatagaacatctgaagtttatattggtatattttttgtaatatataacttgtattaggttggtcaaattgaCGACCTATGGGTACGCGCACGCCCTGTAAACTGAGAGAGAGGGAGTAACGTATTTATCTGAACATGCAATTATACCACCTCATCAAACAATTATGAATGGATAAAGCCCCACCTCAACATGCAAGATGCATGCAAAAAGACTCAAATGCCTTAACTACTCCCTATATATAAGTCTATTTAAAGATTCCAATACGGATTACAGACGTAGCAAAATAAGTGAACCTACACTCTAAAACAcgtctatatacattcgtatgtagTCCGCATTGAgatatctaaaaagacttatattaaGAAATGGAGGGACTATTATGCTACTtatattcaataaatattttataaTTACATGTATTTTCTGTTTTACTTCTTATATTATTAATTCAAATATTTATGTACATATAATGCAATGTTTAACTGAATATAATCAAATACAAATTCGAGTTCCAAATTGATATTTCCTCACGTAACCAATAAAATGAATATTCATGTTCATATAATCAAATCTTACTAAATATAACCTCCATCTCAAattacttgtcttagatttgtctagatattGATGTATCTAACCCTAAAACGTGTCTAAATATGTCTGTATCTACACAAATCTAAGTCCAGTAAATTAAGACAGAGAGAGTATGTAACAATCAATTGCTTTGTTATACAAAATTGTGGCAAGTAACCTATCTCATGTCAGTATATACTGTATTAACACTAAAATGTGTCTAAATATTtacgtatctagacaaatctaagtcAAGTAAATTGAGACGGAGAGAGTATATAATAAGCAATTTCTTTGTTATACAAAATTGTGGCAAGTAACCTGTCTCATGTCAGTATATCATTCCGTTACCCTAATCCGAGCTGCTGGCTGTTCCACTACCCAAGACAGCTTGCTCTTCCTCCATTCCGCCCTTGCCAGCCATGTTTGCAATAACGATTGGATTTTGTCTAACCGCCGAAGTtaccaaaaaataaaaataacaaGCTGCTCTCGCCATCGGCAAAGTCAGGACTGCCCAAACTTGTTACTGTGATACAGGCTCTGGTTGCTCTTCCCTCTCAGCCACGGTGGTCCGGTGGGGTGGTGCTGTGCCTCACGACATGTCTTTTgttcttcttcagaagcttgtctGGGTCCGCCTCTCTCCGCGTGTCATATCGGATCTGATTCACTCGGCCGAACCAGATTAGGTCGTCAAATTGGTGGTGTTAAAGGATAATGCACATGAAAACTCCCAATATGATTTGTGGTTTGATTGATTTTCTACATGATACTTCATTATATCATAACATATCTAACTAGCTATTTTAAGAATTTATCATGAATATTTTGATGTTATAATATATAAAATGGTGGCATCAGTATGTATATTTCTCTACCGAACAGCCACTAGAAGTTGTTGTGATGTAGTTCTCATCATCTAGCTAAAGAATAAAAGGTTGTTCCTGGATTTAATAGACAAACACAGGTGTAGCGACTTTTGAACGAACAATTCAGGTTCAAACAAAATTTGGTTGTCTCGTACCTCTAGatgcaaaaagatataccattgcGCTCCAATACATAAGACACGAAATGTGAAGAAAAAAATTAGAAAACGACAAAATGTGAGCTCATCTTATGTTTTATTGAGCTGACTGACCTGGGCGATGATTAATGTGAGCCACGAAATAACGACACCACTGGGAAACAATACAGCTTGCTAGATGTAGGTTCTTCGCAATGGTGACTTAATCAAGTTTCTGCTCAATCATAATTGTAGGGCCCACCATCATCGACCCTTGTTCCATGTGGCAGAGCTGCTTGTCTGGGCGATGAGGCTATACAGCGCAGCGAGCCTCGACATGGCACTCATCCACACCTCCTGCTGCCGGTCTTGGGCCAAAGCGTGGACCAGTTGTGGCCGGCAACCTCCAGGCATCCGTCATAGTTGCGAAATAGCTTGCCCTGGTAGTCCGTGCACTGATCGCTGAAGTCAGCAACGGTGATCAGCACGCGCTGTGAAGCGCCCCGGCTCCCCTGTCTGGATGTACCACACCACCACGCACTCTTCAGGGACCACCGACCACAACTTCATGCGCCACAGCTCCGCCTTCTCCGTCCTATCGCCACCGGAGCATGCGTGCTGGTGGCGATGGCGCATGTAAGACAGAGCCGAAGGTT
The sequence above is a segment of the Aegilops tauschii subsp. strangulata cultivar AL8/78 chromosome 6, Aet v6.0, whole genome shotgun sequence genome. Coding sequences within it:
- the LOC109782004 gene encoding flavonoid 3',5'-hydroxylase 1, producing MQLAAVCTDPFVICCTFMCLLLHLALRSLNPNSASGRRLPPGPRGVPVLGALPLVGPAPHSGLLALARKYGPVMYLRMGTCGVVVASSPSAARTFLKALDQRFANRPAVASAEDMSYGCQNMVFANYGPKWKLLRKLSSVHLLGASAVAGWASVRRDEAGRALRAVLEAADAGRPVVVPEMLVCALANIVGQITVSKRVFDAQGDESNTYKEMIKSLLTGTGLFNISDFVPALSWLDLQGVQAKLRRIHIQFDGLVTKWLAEHAATAEDRLREGRLDFVDKLRAINDDEGGETITEVNIKGLITDMFTAGTDTSSIIVEWAMAEMIKSPSIMARAQEEMDRVIGRDRRLEESDIANLPYLQAICKEAMRLHPSTPLSLPHFSFEECEVDGHHVPANTRLIINIWAIGRDPDAWEDPLEFRPERFLSGPAAKIDPMGNNFELIPFGAGRRICAGMLAGMVFVQYFLGMLVHAFEWRLPDGEDKVDMAETFGLALPKTVPLKAVVKPRLVPAAYT
- the LOC141025268 gene encoding flavonoid 3',5'-hydroxylase-like, coding for MLHLHVPLTPSSAPVPEPQLRLRPPASTRTSWRPPPQHAAAGRSGPSLRSGGAGAQVWSHHVPEDGYLRCGGGVVALGRTDVPEGALDERFTNLPPVASAEDISCGCRNMVFANYGPKWKLMRKLSNVHLLGERAVADWTSVRRYEAGRALHDMLEELELLIDQQKAIYTPSVQ